The sequence below is a genomic window from Echeneis naucrates chromosome 13, fEcheNa1.1, whole genome shotgun sequence.
TAACCCAGATTAGCCTGTGTGCTAACAGAATCGGTAATGAGCAGGGGACGGGCACCCGGAAGTAAAAGTTCAATTATCAGGAGAACAACGCTGTCAGTGTCAGGATAGTTCACTGATCCGACAGATGTCAGGTTAAAGTCCAGGTTTGTTGACACCGACTTTAATAaacattcaacatttttctttttgctgggTTTGACGACATATTGAACAATTGCACACGAGAAGAAACACAACTGCAGTGTCACTTCTCTGTGATGTTAACAAAATGGGAACActatataaataatgaaaatgcatttgtaaaTGGCTGTGTTAGTCTGCGTAGGAATGATTGATTTACGTGCTTCATTTCTTCCAATATCTTTTACTTACTTTGGCTATTTTTAACACTTGGCCAATATGTGTCTGACATTAACAGCAATGAAATATGTCCACGATTGGGAAGATGCACATTTGACAGATTTACTTTTTTGTAAGAAGTTGAGGTGTCACATCTCATTCAGATCAGTCCACAAAGCCTATCACAAGAGGGCTGAAACTGCCAGGACATTTATACACCACTCTGGAGTCGTAGCTCATGAAGAGTGTTCATGATTTGACTGATGTCTCTATTCTGTTTAAACAGGCCGTCCTCCCATAGAACTGTCCCAGAGAGGTAAGTGGATTTAACATAATCTCTGCTTGGTATCTTTGAAATATACCTCCTATGTGAGGCTCATGAAAATGACTGATTAAAGACGTTTGTGCCGTTGACAGGTCAGGAGTAGTCTGTCGTGTGAAGTACTGCAACAGCCTTCCTGACATTCCCTTTGATCCAAAATTCATCACATATCCTTTTGATCAGCACAGGTAAATGTAGTCACCCATCTGCTTCTATATTCATGAACAACAAAGTAAGTAATTCTCTAAAAACTGACATGTcttgctatttttctttttatcgtGGCAGGTTTGTACAGTATAAAGCCACTTCTCTAGAGAAGCAGCACAAACATGAACTCCTGACTGAGCCAGACCTCGGAGTCACCATTGATCTCATCAACCCAGACACCTACCGCATAGACCCCAACAGTAAGTCTTCACTTCTGATCACAAGCTACATTTAAATGTTAGTTTTTTCAGAGAACATCTGTGTAAAGtgagctatttatttattttgtcagtatTGCTGGATCCTGCTGATGAAAAACTGTTGGAAGAGGACATCCAGGCTCCATCCAGTTCAAAGAGGTAAGTCTACCACACAGGAAGCCTATTGTATATTTCTGAATATATCTTTGCATTACCTTTCTTTTACTCCTGTCTCCAAGGTCACAGCAGCATGCTAAAGTAGTCCCATGGATGAGAAAGACAGAATATATTTCTACAGAGTTCAACAGATATGGCGTTTCCAATGAGAAAGTCGAAGTCAAGTAAGTTGTTAGATGCTTCTACTTCTTCCTCCCCAACAGAGGAGAGACATATGTTATAGTGTGTCTCTTACTGGGTATGCCTTGTGTTTAGGATTGGTGTATCTGTCAAACAACAATTCACTGAAGAAGAGATctacaaagacagagacagccAGATTTCTGCGATTGAGAAGACATTTGAGGATGCACAGAAATCGGTGAGTAAACACATTATTAGGCTTGCCAAATCTCTGTTGTTTATCGACCTCTACATATCAAACAGTAGTTTGAAGCTGAAAAACCTCATGGGGTTGCACCTACAGACTGAAATACTATTTGTTCTTACTCAGTTCTCAGATGCACATCAGCACATTGCCCAAAATGGCCAACATGCATTAACTCGGTTTCTCAATGATCCAttgaaaaattgttttatttatttttgcttctcttCAGATTTCACAGCACTACAGTAAACCCAGAGTTACTCCTGTGGAGATTCTCCCAGTTTTCCCTGACTTCAAGGTGAGCTGGTTATGAACAGAAATAATGTTACTCTTTTGGCAGCAGCAAATATGGCAATACTATAAAAGTTAAAAGCTGTTGcacaattttattattattattattatttttatttatttatttatttttgttgtttttctttttatggtACTTAAgatgacacactcacactttatGAGCTATGATAATTAATCTTCAtgcactttctctttcctcagATGTGGATCAACCCGTGTGCTCAGGTCATCTTTGACTCTGATCCTGCACCTAAAGACATATCAGGACCAGCAGGAGTGGAAATGATGTCTCAGGCCATGATCAGGTGTCTACGAATTTCATCCACTGTATGTGTATcaaaaaagctatttttaataaatattaatttctatttcttttctcttgaaTACAGGGGAATGATGGATGAGGAAGGAAATCAGTTTGTGGCCTACTTCCTTCCCAATGAAGACACACTTCGCAAGCGCAAACGAGACTTTGAGGAGGGTGTGGATTACATGCCTGAAGACCTGTGAGTCACAATATTACAATAAGAAACTCCAAGATATTTATTTGAtgcatttaaacaaatattgtgAACTTGCattctttattttacatattagGAAGTAACCATGCatgttgttttctcttccaGGTATGATTACAAGATAGCCAGAGAGTACAACTGGAATGTGAAGAACAAAGCCAGCAAGGGTTACGAGGAGAACTACTTCTTTATCTTCAGAGATGGAGATGGTGTTTATTACAATGAGCTTGAGACAAGGTAAATCGTTGATCAGAGAAAGTGCAGATAGCTGTGCTTTAGAGAGTTTGGTCCCAGTTTTAACACGCATAAGCAAATGGCACCACCACCAATGATACACAGGGCTTCATGGGAAGCTTCTTGGCATTGTCGTCTCACAgcctttcttctctcctgcagaGTGCGTCTGAGCAAGAGAAGAGCCAAGGCGGGAGCACAGTCCACCACCAATGCTGTGCTGGTgtgtaaacacagagaaatgaacGAGAAAGAGCTTGAAGCTCAGGTGAGTGTGTTTCTCACTTTTACCACAAGaaccatgtttgtttttaaacttgaaTTGCTTTGCTGTTTATTGGAAAGGTGTTCAGCAATCATCTATATTAGGCTTTACTGTATAACTAGTTTACTACAAAAGATCATAGCTATTTTTCTCTAACTAAAGAGTactaataatttaaattaatagtttttatagtatttattttaaattcatattAATGAATCAAAAGAGTAGGTGCTGCACAAGAGAACTGGTATGGGGGTGATGTTTGAACAGCATGTGTATAATATGGTCTGTGTTAGGTGCTCTcatgtttattgtgttttgaaTCCTCATATTTAACAGCTAAATCGACGGAAATGATTATATGTGTAGCAACAGATGGctatgaaatataaaacaccTTGTTGTCTAGTGACGATGATTCCTTTCATTGTGACTCTTAGGAAGCGCGTAAAGCTCAGCTGGAGAACCATGAAccagaagatgaagaggaagacatGGACATGGATAAAGACATGCAGGACTCTGGTCAGTTTTCTTTTATCCTCCGCCAGGCCAGCTCTCATTGCTTCATTCTTATTCAGTTCGCCACCTGCTGACAGATTTTAGTGTGCCTGCTAAATCATTCACTGTCTGCCCTGTGTGAACCTTCAATTGTTTTCTCCAGgtgatgagaaagagaaaggcagTGGCAGTGAGGCAGAGAACTCTGGTAGTGAATCTGAAAGGGATGATGACGATCGTGATCAAAGAGGAgacgatgatgaagaggaggaggacagagtgaagagaaggaggaaagtaAGCGGCAGTGGAAGTGAAAGTGGCGAGGAAAGGACCAGAGAAATGCGTGATGAGGAAGAAATCTTTGGCAGtgatgatgacagtgatgacAACGAGCCCAAGAACTCTGCCAGGAGCAGCGGAGACGAGGGC
It includes:
- the paf1 gene encoding RNA polymerase II-associated factor 1 homolog, which produces MQYFQSNFVVTLALPPGQQGSLTVKLLSGPRSSTAGSSSCPAGTKERCLVDTLKSSSSCEQFVANMAPTIQTQTQREDGHRPSSHRTVPERSGVVCRVKYCNSLPDIPFDPKFITYPFDQHRFVQYKATSLEKQHKHELLTEPDLGVTIDLINPDTYRIDPNILLDPADEKLLEEDIQAPSSSKRSQQHAKVVPWMRKTEYISTEFNRYGVSNEKVEVKIGVSVKQQFTEEEIYKDRDSQISAIEKTFEDAQKSISQHYSKPRVTPVEILPVFPDFKMWINPCAQVIFDSDPAPKDISGPAGVEMMSQAMIRGMMDEEGNQFVAYFLPNEDTLRKRKRDFEEGVDYMPEDLYDYKIAREYNWNVKNKASKGYEENYFFIFRDGDGVYYNELETRVRLSKRRAKAGAQSTTNAVLVCKHREMNEKELEAQEARKAQLENHEPEDEEEDMDMDKDMQDSGDEKEKGSGSEAENSGSESERDDDDRDQRGDDDEEEEDRVKRRRKVSGSGSESGEERTREMRDEEEIFGSDDDSDDNEPKNSARSSGDEGSGSDDEGGNRGGSRSGSASPAHSDRSSDRSETRAQSGSGSDRGSDSSDASDSE